A stretch of Lachancea thermotolerans CBS 6340 chromosome D complete sequence DNA encodes these proteins:
- the NEM1 gene encoding Nem1-Spo7 phosphatase catalytic subunit NEM1 (similar to uniprot|P38757 Saccharomyces cerevisiae YHR004C NEM1 Protein of the nuclear envelope required for the spherical shape of the nucleus required for normal sporulation), which translates to MNAISYLTNNILPPKHEESTATPHRVEDSEKANARIDVAPKEAQKRKRARWTLLWSMLAFLPNLIVVKPVLFVWFVITFPLSLIERASSSENQGMGFDNAEGDSKSEASAGTISPKNSSRISTITEEEDDLAGEEMILQADTVKGSLTVTSGAKERPQDKGRRQPLQPQQQQPKTSRQSLKTSSVRSGASSSAGTALGSRRMGRFLFPKKLIPQSVLNRRKRRTLVLDLDETLIHSMSRGTSSSNSSQGHMVEVKFATSGISTLYHVHKRPYCDLFLTKIAKWYELVVFTASMKEYADPVIDWLESSFPGKFSRRLYRQDCILRDGVGYIKDLSVVVPNASLSDIFIIDNSPVSYAMHVDNAIQVEGWISDPTDTDLLNLLPLLEALRFTTDIRNVLALKSGEHAFTNV; encoded by the coding sequence ATGAACGCTATTTCATACCTTACAAATAACATTTTGCCGCCCAAGCATGAGGAATCGACGGCCACCCCGCATCGTGTGGAAGACAGTGAGAAAGCAAATGCGAGAATAGACGTGGCACCAAAGGAGGCGCAGAAAAGAAAACGTGCGCGCTGGACGCTACTGTGGTCGATGCTTGCTTTTCTTCCCAACCTGATAGTGGTCAAACCTGTGCTGTTTGTGTGGTTTGTGATCACATTCCCCCTGAGTTTGATTGAGCGCGCCAGCTCTTCCGAGAATCAAGGAATGGGCTTCGACAACGCAGAGGGTGATTCTAAATCAGAGGCGTCTGCAGGGACCATCAGTCCGAAAAACTCGTCCCGCATTAGCACCATTactgaggaagaggatgaCCTCGCCGGAGAAGAAATGATTTTGCAGGCAGATACTGTCAAAGGCTCACTGACAGTTACTAGCGGTGCCAAAGAGCGCCCCCAAGACAAGGGTCGGCGCCAGCCGCTACAACcgcaacagcaacagcccAAGACATCGCGGCAGTCATTGAAGACGAGCAGCGTACGGTCGggcgccagcagcagcgcaGGGACTGCACTTGGGTCCCGCCGCATGGGACGTTTTTTGTtcccaaagaagctgataCCACAGTCGGTGCTCAATCGGCGCAAGCGCCGCACGCTGGTGTTGGACCTCGATGAAACGCTTATTCACTCTATGTCACGTGGAACGTCGTCCAGCAATTCGTCTCAGGGCCACATGGTCGAGGTAAAGTTCGCTACCAGTGGCATCTCTACGCTTTACCACGTGCATAAGCGGCCCTATTGCGACCTCTTCCTAACCAAGATAGCCAAGTGGTATGAATTGGTGGTTTTCACAGCATCTATGAAGGAATACGCAGACCCAGTAATCGACTGGCTTGAGAGCTCTTTCCCAGGCAAGTTTTCTCGCCGCCTTTACCGCCAAGATTGCATATTGCGAGATGGTGTGGGCTACATTAAAGACCTTTCCGTTGTAGTGCCTAACGCATCGCTCAGCGACATATTCATTATCGATAACAGCCCGGTAAGTTACGCTATGCATGTGGACAACGCGATACAGGTCGAAGGCTGGATAAGTGATCCGACGGACACAGATCTGCTTAATTTACTCCCGCTACTGGAGGCCTTGCGCTTTACTACCGATATACGAAACGTGCTGGCTCTCAAAAGTGGTGAGCACGCCTTCACCAACGTATAG